In Populus alba chromosome 1, ASM523922v2, whole genome shotgun sequence, a single window of DNA contains:
- the LOC118061280 gene encoding uncharacterized protein, giving the protein MGSTKYHQKSFRTMHSHENPENSTRINRRINKLQAEMAEISKQHEEIKQGQKEMRERFEEIDSECEQLKKETEGVSHASDNVQLRLNIMLDILKARQEDGFAKVSDPTGSLRGSMK; this is encoded by the exons ATGGGATCAACCAAATATCACCAGAAGTCATTTAGAACGATGCATTCTCATGAAAATCCTGAG AATAGTACTAGAATCAACAGAAGAATAAACAAGCTGCAAGCGGAGATGGCAGAGATAAGCAAGCAACATGAAGAGATCAAACAAGGGCAAAAGGAAATGAGAGAAAGGTTTGAGGAGATAGATTCAGAATGTGAGCAACTCAAAAAAGAGACAGAAGGTGTATCTCACGCGAGCGACAACGTGCAACTTCGTCTCAATATCATGCTTGATATCTTGAAGGCACGACAAGAGGATGGCTTTGCGAAAGTTTCCGATCCGACAGGCTCTCTCCG TGGATCAATGAAATAA